In Lonchura striata isolate bLonStr1 chromosome 14, bLonStr1.mat, whole genome shotgun sequence, one genomic interval encodes:
- the NHSL2 gene encoding NHS-like protein 2 isoform X4, with protein sequence MGNAQRKGPRSQRRGRMRSATATSNLDVESKKAAPAKLPWQQPVNVFLAAGRPPGMEQLHQEAQLNLQSLLQEEYEEQYTESRVTGQTFRAAGHLPPDTSPEPSPRPPPAKRLEFVLMPPSQRAAEEETSSSTVLSVRPPDTSLSLPTSPDKQPPWPRAFPLPPVEEKQWHQPGSIQTNIVPINVSETAMNPKSTLRRRRTIIGFPNLSLRDQGSANGPTSSTHAPISESLSCSFVPETTSRGTTPQEISPRPPLSAPLRKTFSDLGARCCQPPAAMDGAANPCASACNGTQGTPFSPPWSPLGYGSPPSLTTGPGKGPTCTSPGGFIPSPSPGSPAASTSFFITTEERMGSNGPSFFSGPVPASPPSSECIQGAKGNFLPGSREELEPAAGPAQLEVERAGCRFRERSLSVPTDSGSLCSVDIAYAETRRGSANYALGYPSASSEGSTSTDNISLGLEPEGQRRRRSKSISLKKAKKKPSPPTRSVSLIKEGQDGDVGLSAALPKDHRPKSLCIPPELQGHRLVHADPQGSAGREPNSTAAPHQWHLTDWRASSDHYQSLSGSSTTTGTTAVECAKTQGSSESLVSPSVSRATTPSQLSAEADLKTSSPGRPTGLMSPSSGYSSQSETPTPTVPTSTILGHSPHQVRVRPLVPERKSSLPPISPMERSPKGRLSFDLPLTPPAHLDLSGLKISLKGKTKVSRHHSDSTFGTKLAQKTSPITPIMPVVTQSDLRSVRLRSISRSEPEDNADGPEHTEEPAHVPCPGPERKVKPPVAEKPPLARRPPCILPKPPVLREEGPLSPKSPPGTTAKEKGLAQDAFVVLRRGELRRGLGEPHLSLTPAGPRRLSQGSLDELRPERSGAEGERRKAKVPPPVPKKPSVLYLPLIPAPAQLGAAVGDLPPTPSPIITLDTDPTCCDPDAEDLPSPEAGGTTPASEPASEPASEQGSSAEAGTEEKSFASDKTAESIVEEDDEVFTTSRTTEDLFTVIHRSKRKVLGRKEPGDTFSSRPTSHSPVKTSGSPTGESLAAVSSSGKSSSRNEDFKALLQKKSSKTSPGTRPSAAELLKTTNPLARRVITEFAPELDGANSPKSQP encoded by the exons aTGGGCAACGCGCAGCGGAAGGGGCCGCGCAGCCAGCGGCGGGGCAGGATGCGCTCGGCAACAG ccacctctaACCTGGACGTCGAGAGCAAGAAAGCCGCCCCCGCCAAgctgccatggcagcagcccGTGAACGTCTTCCTGGCAGCTGGGCGCCCACCGGGCATGGAGCAGCTGCACCAGGAGGCCCAGCTCAACCTCCAGAGCTTGCTGCAAG AGGAGTATGAGGAGCAGTACACCGAGAGCAGGGTCACTGGGCAGACCTTCCGTGCTGCTGGTCACCTGCCCCCCGACACCTCCCCTGAACCATCACCTCGACCCCCACCTGCCAAGCGCCTTGAGTTCGTGCTTATG CCCCCGAGCCAGCGAGCAGCTGAAGAAGAGACCAGCAGCAGCACCGTGCTCAGTGTTCGGCCTCCTGATACCTCCCTGAGCCTCCCCACCAGCCCCGACAAACAGcccccctggcccagggcctTCCCCTTGCCCCCCGTGGAGGAGAAGCAGTGGCACCAGCCCGGCTCCATCCAGACCAACATTGTCCCCATCAATGTCTCCG AGACCGCGATGAACCCCAAGTCCACCCTGCGGCGTAGACGGACCATTATTGGATTCCCTAACCTGTCCCTGCGAGACCAAG GCAGCGCCAACGGCCCCACATCCAGCACACACGCGCCCATCAGTGAGTCACTGTCCTGCAGCTTTGTGCCTGAAACCACGAGCAGGGGGACGACGCCGCAGGAGATCAGCCCTCGTCCGCCCCTCTCAGCCCCACTGAGGAAGACCTTCAGTGACCTCGGGGCCCGCTGCTGCCAGCCACCTGCTGCCATGGATGGGGCAGCCAAcccctgtgccagtgcctgcaATGGGACACAGGGCACCCCTTTTTCCCCGCCCTGGAGCCCCCTGGGTTATGGGAGCCCCCCCAGCCTCACCACTGGCCCAGGCAAGGGGCCCACCTGCACCTCGCCGGGCGGCTTCATCCCATCGCCCAGCCCAGGTTCACCCGCCGCCTCCACCTCCTTCTTCATCACCACAGAAGAGCGCATGGGCAGCAACGGGCCCAGCTTTTTCTCCGGCCCAGTGCCTGCTTCCCCCCCTAGCTCCGAGTGCATCCAGGGAGCCAAGGGGAATTTCTTGCCGGGCAGCCgagaggagctggagccagCGGCAGGGCCAGCGCAGCTGGAGGTGGAGCGGGCAGGGTGCCGGTTCCGGGAGCGGTCACTGTCAGTGCCCACGGACTCGGGGTCCCTCTGCTCCGTGGACATCGCATACGCCGAGACCCGGCGGGGCAGCGCCAACTATGCCCTGGGCTACCCCAGCGCCAGCTCCGAGGGCAGCACCAGCACCGACAACAtctccctggggctggagcctgaggggcagcggcggcggcgctccAAGAGCATCTCCCTGAAGAAGGCCAAGAAGAAGCCCTCGCCACCCACACGCAGCGTCTCGCTGATCAAAGAGGGGCAGGACGGTGACGTGGGGCTCAGTGCGGCACTGCCCAAGGACCATCGGCCCAAGAGCCTGTGCATCCCACCAGAGCTCCAGGGTCACCGGCTGGTGCACGCCGACCCCCAGGGGAGTGCAGGCAGGGAGCCCAACAGCACAGCTGCCCCCCACCAGTGGCATCTCACGGACTGGAGGGCCAGCAGTGATCACTACCAGTCCCTCTCTGGCTCAAGCACAACCACAGGGACCACGGCTGTTGAATGTGCCAAGACACAGGGCAGCTCTGAGTCCCTCGTGTCCCCTTCAGTCTCCAGGGCCACGACgccctcccagctctctgccgaGGCAGACCTCAAGACCTCCTCGCCAGGCAGGCCCACGGGGCTGATGTCCCCCTCCAGTGGGTACTCCAGTCAGTCAGAGACCCCAACCCCCACCGTACCCACCTCCACCATCCTCGGGCACTCCCCGCACCAGGTGCGTGTGAGGCCACTGGTTCCCGAGAGGAAATCCTCTCTGCCCCCAATATCCCCCATGGAGAGGAGCCCCAAGGGCAGGCTGTCCTTCGACCTCCCACTGACTCCACCCGCCCACCTCGACCTCTCAGGGCTGAAGATCTCCCTGAAAGGGAAGACGAAGGTCAGCCGGCACCACTCTGACTCCACCTTTGGCACCAAGCTGGCCCAGAAGACGAGTCCCATCACACCCATCATGCCCGTGGTGACACAGTCCGACCTGCGCTCTGTCCGCCTCCGCTCCATCAGCCGCTCAGAGCCGGAGGACAACGCTGATGGCCcagagcacacagaggagcCAGCCCACgtcccctgcccagggccggagAGGAAAGTGAAGCCACCTGTGGCAGAGAAGCCACCACTGGCCAGGCGCCCCCCCTGCATCCTGCCCAAGCCCCCAGTTCTGCGGGAGgagggtcccctgtcccccaaGTCCCCACCAGGCACTACTGCCAAGGAGAAGGGGCTGGCACAGGACGCCTTCGTGGTGCTGCGGAGAGGGGAGCtgaggaggggtctgggggagcCCCACTTGTCTCTGACCCCAGCGGGGCCCCGGCGGCTCTCGCAGGGCAGCCTGGACGAGCTGCGGCCGGAGCGGAGCGGTGCCGAGGGGGAGCGCAGGAAGGCCAAGGTGCCCCCGCCAGTGCCCAAAAAGCCCAGCGTGCTGTACCTGCCGCTCATCCCAGCCCCggcacagctgggagctgctgtgggggaCCTGCcacccacccccagccccatcatCACCCTGGACACTGACCCCACCTGCTGCGACCCTGACGCTGAGGATCTGCCATCCCCCGAGGCTGGGGGCACCACGCCTGCCAGCGAGCCTGCCAGCGAGCCTGCCTCAGAGCAAG gcagctcAGCAGAAGCCGGCACGGAGGAGAAGAGCTTTGCCAGCGACAAGACGGCCGAGTCCATCgtggaggaggacgatgaggtgTTCACAACGTCCCGCACTACGGAGGATCTCTTCACAGTGATTCACAG GTCGAAGAGGAAGGTCTTGGGGCGAAAAGAGCCTGGTGACACCTTCAGCAGCCGACCCACCTCCCATTCACCTGTAAAGACTTCAGGCTCCCCAACTGGAGAGTCTCTGGCAGCAGTAAGCAGCAGTGGAAAGTCTTCCAGCAGGAATGAGGATTTTAAAGCCCTGCTCCAGaagaagagcagcaaaacaagcCCCGGTACTCGGCCATCTGCCGCTGAACTGCTCAAGACCACGAACCCGCTGGCCCGGAGGGTCATCACAGAGTTTGCCCCTGAGCTGGATGGTGCAAACAGCCCCAAAAGCCAGCCCTGA
- the NHSL2 gene encoding NHS-like protein 2 isoform X1 — translation MGNAQRKGPRSQRRGRMRSATATSNLDVESKKAAPAKLPWQQPVNVFLAAGRPPGMEQLHQEAQLNLQSLLQEEYEEQYTESRVTGQTFRAAGHLPPDTSPEPSPRPPPAKRLEFVLMPPSQRAAEEETSSSTVLSVRPPDTSLSLPTSPDKQPPWPRAFPLPPVEEKQWHQPGSIQTNIVPINVSGQHFARHASARHSLFNTETAMNPKSTLRRRRTIIGFPNLSLRDQGSANGPTSSTHAPISESLSCSFVPETTSRGTTPQEISPRPPLSAPLRKTFSDLGARCCQPPAAMDGAANPCASACNGTQGTPFSPPWSPLGYGSPPSLTTGPGKGPTCTSPGGFIPSPSPGSPAASTSFFITTEERMGSNGPSFFSGPVPASPPSSECIQGAKGNFLPGSREELEPAAGPAQLEVERAGCRFRERSLSVPTDSGSLCSVDIAYAETRRGSANYALGYPSASSEGSTSTDNISLGLEPEGQRRRRSKSISLKKAKKKPSPPTRSVSLIKEGQDGDVGLSAALPKDHRPKSLCIPPELQGHRLVHADPQGSAGREPNSTAAPHQWHLTDWRASSDHYQSLSGSSTTTGTTAVECAKTQGSSESLVSPSVSRATTPSQLSAEADLKTSSPGRPTGLMSPSSGYSSQSETPTPTVPTSTILGHSPHQVRVRPLVPERKSSLPPISPMERSPKGRLSFDLPLTPPAHLDLSGLKISLKGKTKVSRHHSDSTFGTKLAQKTSPITPIMPVVTQSDLRSVRLRSISRSEPEDNADGPEHTEEPAHVPCPGPERKVKPPVAEKPPLARRPPCILPKPPVLREEGPLSPKSPPGTTAKEKGLAQDAFVVLRRGELRRGLGEPHLSLTPAGPRRLSQGSLDELRPERSGAEGERRKAKVPPPVPKKPSVLYLPLIPAPAQLGAAVGDLPPTPSPIITLDTDPTCCDPDAEDLPSPEAGGTTPASEPASEPASEQGSSAEAGTEEKSFASDKTAESIVEEDDEVFTTSRTTEDLFTVIHRSKRKVLGRKEPGDTFSSRPTSHSPVKTSGSPTGESLAAVSSSGKSSSRNEDFKALLQKKSSKTSPGTRPSAAELLKTTNPLARRVITEFAPELDGANSPKSQP, via the exons aTGGGCAACGCGCAGCGGAAGGGGCCGCGCAGCCAGCGGCGGGGCAGGATGCGCTCGGCAACAG ccacctctaACCTGGACGTCGAGAGCAAGAAAGCCGCCCCCGCCAAgctgccatggcagcagcccGTGAACGTCTTCCTGGCAGCTGGGCGCCCACCGGGCATGGAGCAGCTGCACCAGGAGGCCCAGCTCAACCTCCAGAGCTTGCTGCAAG AGGAGTATGAGGAGCAGTACACCGAGAGCAGGGTCACTGGGCAGACCTTCCGTGCTGCTGGTCACCTGCCCCCCGACACCTCCCCTGAACCATCACCTCGACCCCCACCTGCCAAGCGCCTTGAGTTCGTGCTTATG CCCCCGAGCCAGCGAGCAGCTGAAGAAGAGACCAGCAGCAGCACCGTGCTCAGTGTTCGGCCTCCTGATACCTCCCTGAGCCTCCCCACCAGCCCCGACAAACAGcccccctggcccagggcctTCCCCTTGCCCCCCGTGGAGGAGAAGCAGTGGCACCAGCCCGGCTCCATCCAGACCAACATTGTCCCCATCAATGTCTCCG GGCAGCACTTTGCTAGGCACGCGAGTGCTCGTCACTCCCTGTTTAACACAGAGACCGCGATGAACCCCAAGTCCACCCTGCGGCGTAGACGGACCATTATTGGATTCCCTAACCTGTCCCTGCGAGACCAAG GCAGCGCCAACGGCCCCACATCCAGCACACACGCGCCCATCAGTGAGTCACTGTCCTGCAGCTTTGTGCCTGAAACCACGAGCAGGGGGACGACGCCGCAGGAGATCAGCCCTCGTCCGCCCCTCTCAGCCCCACTGAGGAAGACCTTCAGTGACCTCGGGGCCCGCTGCTGCCAGCCACCTGCTGCCATGGATGGGGCAGCCAAcccctgtgccagtgcctgcaATGGGACACAGGGCACCCCTTTTTCCCCGCCCTGGAGCCCCCTGGGTTATGGGAGCCCCCCCAGCCTCACCACTGGCCCAGGCAAGGGGCCCACCTGCACCTCGCCGGGCGGCTTCATCCCATCGCCCAGCCCAGGTTCACCCGCCGCCTCCACCTCCTTCTTCATCACCACAGAAGAGCGCATGGGCAGCAACGGGCCCAGCTTTTTCTCCGGCCCAGTGCCTGCTTCCCCCCCTAGCTCCGAGTGCATCCAGGGAGCCAAGGGGAATTTCTTGCCGGGCAGCCgagaggagctggagccagCGGCAGGGCCAGCGCAGCTGGAGGTGGAGCGGGCAGGGTGCCGGTTCCGGGAGCGGTCACTGTCAGTGCCCACGGACTCGGGGTCCCTCTGCTCCGTGGACATCGCATACGCCGAGACCCGGCGGGGCAGCGCCAACTATGCCCTGGGCTACCCCAGCGCCAGCTCCGAGGGCAGCACCAGCACCGACAACAtctccctggggctggagcctgaggggcagcggcggcggcgctccAAGAGCATCTCCCTGAAGAAGGCCAAGAAGAAGCCCTCGCCACCCACACGCAGCGTCTCGCTGATCAAAGAGGGGCAGGACGGTGACGTGGGGCTCAGTGCGGCACTGCCCAAGGACCATCGGCCCAAGAGCCTGTGCATCCCACCAGAGCTCCAGGGTCACCGGCTGGTGCACGCCGACCCCCAGGGGAGTGCAGGCAGGGAGCCCAACAGCACAGCTGCCCCCCACCAGTGGCATCTCACGGACTGGAGGGCCAGCAGTGATCACTACCAGTCCCTCTCTGGCTCAAGCACAACCACAGGGACCACGGCTGTTGAATGTGCCAAGACACAGGGCAGCTCTGAGTCCCTCGTGTCCCCTTCAGTCTCCAGGGCCACGACgccctcccagctctctgccgaGGCAGACCTCAAGACCTCCTCGCCAGGCAGGCCCACGGGGCTGATGTCCCCCTCCAGTGGGTACTCCAGTCAGTCAGAGACCCCAACCCCCACCGTACCCACCTCCACCATCCTCGGGCACTCCCCGCACCAGGTGCGTGTGAGGCCACTGGTTCCCGAGAGGAAATCCTCTCTGCCCCCAATATCCCCCATGGAGAGGAGCCCCAAGGGCAGGCTGTCCTTCGACCTCCCACTGACTCCACCCGCCCACCTCGACCTCTCAGGGCTGAAGATCTCCCTGAAAGGGAAGACGAAGGTCAGCCGGCACCACTCTGACTCCACCTTTGGCACCAAGCTGGCCCAGAAGACGAGTCCCATCACACCCATCATGCCCGTGGTGACACAGTCCGACCTGCGCTCTGTCCGCCTCCGCTCCATCAGCCGCTCAGAGCCGGAGGACAACGCTGATGGCCcagagcacacagaggagcCAGCCCACgtcccctgcccagggccggagAGGAAAGTGAAGCCACCTGTGGCAGAGAAGCCACCACTGGCCAGGCGCCCCCCCTGCATCCTGCCCAAGCCCCCAGTTCTGCGGGAGgagggtcccctgtcccccaaGTCCCCACCAGGCACTACTGCCAAGGAGAAGGGGCTGGCACAGGACGCCTTCGTGGTGCTGCGGAGAGGGGAGCtgaggaggggtctgggggagcCCCACTTGTCTCTGACCCCAGCGGGGCCCCGGCGGCTCTCGCAGGGCAGCCTGGACGAGCTGCGGCCGGAGCGGAGCGGTGCCGAGGGGGAGCGCAGGAAGGCCAAGGTGCCCCCGCCAGTGCCCAAAAAGCCCAGCGTGCTGTACCTGCCGCTCATCCCAGCCCCggcacagctgggagctgctgtgggggaCCTGCcacccacccccagccccatcatCACCCTGGACACTGACCCCACCTGCTGCGACCCTGACGCTGAGGATCTGCCATCCCCCGAGGCTGGGGGCACCACGCCTGCCAGCGAGCCTGCCAGCGAGCCTGCCTCAGAGCAAG gcagctcAGCAGAAGCCGGCACGGAGGAGAAGAGCTTTGCCAGCGACAAGACGGCCGAGTCCATCgtggaggaggacgatgaggtgTTCACAACGTCCCGCACTACGGAGGATCTCTTCACAGTGATTCACAG GTCGAAGAGGAAGGTCTTGGGGCGAAAAGAGCCTGGTGACACCTTCAGCAGCCGACCCACCTCCCATTCACCTGTAAAGACTTCAGGCTCCCCAACTGGAGAGTCTCTGGCAGCAGTAAGCAGCAGTGGAAAGTCTTCCAGCAGGAATGAGGATTTTAAAGCCCTGCTCCAGaagaagagcagcaaaacaagcCCCGGTACTCGGCCATCTGCCGCTGAACTGCTCAAGACCACGAACCCGCTGGCCCGGAGGGTCATCACAGAGTTTGCCCCTGAGCTGGATGGTGCAAACAGCCCCAAAAGCCAGCCCTGA
- the NHSL2 gene encoding NHS-like protein 2 isoform X3: MAKVEWLLAPWHRAATSNLDVESKKAAPAKLPWQQPVNVFLAAGRPPGMEQLHQEAQLNLQSLLQEEYEEQYTESRVTGQTFRAAGHLPPDTSPEPSPRPPPAKRLEFVLMPPSQRAAEEETSSSTVLSVRPPDTSLSLPTSPDKQPPWPRAFPLPPVEEKQWHQPGSIQTNIVPINVSGQHFARHASARHSLFNTETAMNPKSTLRRRRTIIGFPNLSLRDQGSANGPTSSTHAPISESLSCSFVPETTSRGTTPQEISPRPPLSAPLRKTFSDLGARCCQPPAAMDGAANPCASACNGTQGTPFSPPWSPLGYGSPPSLTTGPGKGPTCTSPGGFIPSPSPGSPAASTSFFITTEERMGSNGPSFFSGPVPASPPSSECIQGAKGNFLPGSREELEPAAGPAQLEVERAGCRFRERSLSVPTDSGSLCSVDIAYAETRRGSANYALGYPSASSEGSTSTDNISLGLEPEGQRRRRSKSISLKKAKKKPSPPTRSVSLIKEGQDGDVGLSAALPKDHRPKSLCIPPELQGHRLVHADPQGSAGREPNSTAAPHQWHLTDWRASSDHYQSLSGSSTTTGTTAVECAKTQGSSESLVSPSVSRATTPSQLSAEADLKTSSPGRPTGLMSPSSGYSSQSETPTPTVPTSTILGHSPHQVRVRPLVPERKSSLPPISPMERSPKGRLSFDLPLTPPAHLDLSGLKISLKGKTKVSRHHSDSTFGTKLAQKTSPITPIMPVVTQSDLRSVRLRSISRSEPEDNADGPEHTEEPAHVPCPGPERKVKPPVAEKPPLARRPPCILPKPPVLREEGPLSPKSPPGTTAKEKGLAQDAFVVLRRGELRRGLGEPHLSLTPAGPRRLSQGSLDELRPERSGAEGERRKAKVPPPVPKKPSVLYLPLIPAPAQLGAAVGDLPPTPSPIITLDTDPTCCDPDAEDLPSPEAGGTTPASEPASEPASEQGSSAEAGTEEKSFASDKTAESIVEEDDEVFTTSRTTEDLFTVIHRSKRKVLGRKEPGDTFSSRPTSHSPVKTSGSPTGESLAAVSSSGKSSSRNEDFKALLQKKSSKTSPGTRPSAAELLKTTNPLARRVITEFAPELDGANSPKSQP; this comes from the exons ATGGCCAAGGTGGAGTGGCTCCTGGCACCCTGGCACCGGGCAG ccacctctaACCTGGACGTCGAGAGCAAGAAAGCCGCCCCCGCCAAgctgccatggcagcagcccGTGAACGTCTTCCTGGCAGCTGGGCGCCCACCGGGCATGGAGCAGCTGCACCAGGAGGCCCAGCTCAACCTCCAGAGCTTGCTGCAAG AGGAGTATGAGGAGCAGTACACCGAGAGCAGGGTCACTGGGCAGACCTTCCGTGCTGCTGGTCACCTGCCCCCCGACACCTCCCCTGAACCATCACCTCGACCCCCACCTGCCAAGCGCCTTGAGTTCGTGCTTATG CCCCCGAGCCAGCGAGCAGCTGAAGAAGAGACCAGCAGCAGCACCGTGCTCAGTGTTCGGCCTCCTGATACCTCCCTGAGCCTCCCCACCAGCCCCGACAAACAGcccccctggcccagggcctTCCCCTTGCCCCCCGTGGAGGAGAAGCAGTGGCACCAGCCCGGCTCCATCCAGACCAACATTGTCCCCATCAATGTCTCCG GGCAGCACTTTGCTAGGCACGCGAGTGCTCGTCACTCCCTGTTTAACACAGAGACCGCGATGAACCCCAAGTCCACCCTGCGGCGTAGACGGACCATTATTGGATTCCCTAACCTGTCCCTGCGAGACCAAG GCAGCGCCAACGGCCCCACATCCAGCACACACGCGCCCATCAGTGAGTCACTGTCCTGCAGCTTTGTGCCTGAAACCACGAGCAGGGGGACGACGCCGCAGGAGATCAGCCCTCGTCCGCCCCTCTCAGCCCCACTGAGGAAGACCTTCAGTGACCTCGGGGCCCGCTGCTGCCAGCCACCTGCTGCCATGGATGGGGCAGCCAAcccctgtgccagtgcctgcaATGGGACACAGGGCACCCCTTTTTCCCCGCCCTGGAGCCCCCTGGGTTATGGGAGCCCCCCCAGCCTCACCACTGGCCCAGGCAAGGGGCCCACCTGCACCTCGCCGGGCGGCTTCATCCCATCGCCCAGCCCAGGTTCACCCGCCGCCTCCACCTCCTTCTTCATCACCACAGAAGAGCGCATGGGCAGCAACGGGCCCAGCTTTTTCTCCGGCCCAGTGCCTGCTTCCCCCCCTAGCTCCGAGTGCATCCAGGGAGCCAAGGGGAATTTCTTGCCGGGCAGCCgagaggagctggagccagCGGCAGGGCCAGCGCAGCTGGAGGTGGAGCGGGCAGGGTGCCGGTTCCGGGAGCGGTCACTGTCAGTGCCCACGGACTCGGGGTCCCTCTGCTCCGTGGACATCGCATACGCCGAGACCCGGCGGGGCAGCGCCAACTATGCCCTGGGCTACCCCAGCGCCAGCTCCGAGGGCAGCACCAGCACCGACAACAtctccctggggctggagcctgaggggcagcggcggcggcgctccAAGAGCATCTCCCTGAAGAAGGCCAAGAAGAAGCCCTCGCCACCCACACGCAGCGTCTCGCTGATCAAAGAGGGGCAGGACGGTGACGTGGGGCTCAGTGCGGCACTGCCCAAGGACCATCGGCCCAAGAGCCTGTGCATCCCACCAGAGCTCCAGGGTCACCGGCTGGTGCACGCCGACCCCCAGGGGAGTGCAGGCAGGGAGCCCAACAGCACAGCTGCCCCCCACCAGTGGCATCTCACGGACTGGAGGGCCAGCAGTGATCACTACCAGTCCCTCTCTGGCTCAAGCACAACCACAGGGACCACGGCTGTTGAATGTGCCAAGACACAGGGCAGCTCTGAGTCCCTCGTGTCCCCTTCAGTCTCCAGGGCCACGACgccctcccagctctctgccgaGGCAGACCTCAAGACCTCCTCGCCAGGCAGGCCCACGGGGCTGATGTCCCCCTCCAGTGGGTACTCCAGTCAGTCAGAGACCCCAACCCCCACCGTACCCACCTCCACCATCCTCGGGCACTCCCCGCACCAGGTGCGTGTGAGGCCACTGGTTCCCGAGAGGAAATCCTCTCTGCCCCCAATATCCCCCATGGAGAGGAGCCCCAAGGGCAGGCTGTCCTTCGACCTCCCACTGACTCCACCCGCCCACCTCGACCTCTCAGGGCTGAAGATCTCCCTGAAAGGGAAGACGAAGGTCAGCCGGCACCACTCTGACTCCACCTTTGGCACCAAGCTGGCCCAGAAGACGAGTCCCATCACACCCATCATGCCCGTGGTGACACAGTCCGACCTGCGCTCTGTCCGCCTCCGCTCCATCAGCCGCTCAGAGCCGGAGGACAACGCTGATGGCCcagagcacacagaggagcCAGCCCACgtcccctgcccagggccggagAGGAAAGTGAAGCCACCTGTGGCAGAGAAGCCACCACTGGCCAGGCGCCCCCCCTGCATCCTGCCCAAGCCCCCAGTTCTGCGGGAGgagggtcccctgtcccccaaGTCCCCACCAGGCACTACTGCCAAGGAGAAGGGGCTGGCACAGGACGCCTTCGTGGTGCTGCGGAGAGGGGAGCtgaggaggggtctgggggagcCCCACTTGTCTCTGACCCCAGCGGGGCCCCGGCGGCTCTCGCAGGGCAGCCTGGACGAGCTGCGGCCGGAGCGGAGCGGTGCCGAGGGGGAGCGCAGGAAGGCCAAGGTGCCCCCGCCAGTGCCCAAAAAGCCCAGCGTGCTGTACCTGCCGCTCATCCCAGCCCCggcacagctgggagctgctgtgggggaCCTGCcacccacccccagccccatcatCACCCTGGACACTGACCCCACCTGCTGCGACCCTGACGCTGAGGATCTGCCATCCCCCGAGGCTGGGGGCACCACGCCTGCCAGCGAGCCTGCCAGCGAGCCTGCCTCAGAGCAAG gcagctcAGCAGAAGCCGGCACGGAGGAGAAGAGCTTTGCCAGCGACAAGACGGCCGAGTCCATCgtggaggaggacgatgaggtgTTCACAACGTCCCGCACTACGGAGGATCTCTTCACAGTGATTCACAG GTCGAAGAGGAAGGTCTTGGGGCGAAAAGAGCCTGGTGACACCTTCAGCAGCCGACCCACCTCCCATTCACCTGTAAAGACTTCAGGCTCCCCAACTGGAGAGTCTCTGGCAGCAGTAAGCAGCAGTGGAAAGTCTTCCAGCAGGAATGAGGATTTTAAAGCCCTGCTCCAGaagaagagcagcaaaacaagcCCCGGTACTCGGCCATCTGCCGCTGAACTGCTCAAGACCACGAACCCGCTGGCCCGGAGGGTCATCACAGAGTTTGCCCCTGAGCTGGATGGTGCAAACAGCCCCAAAAGCCAGCCCTGA